From the genome of Devriesea agamarum, one region includes:
- a CDS encoding TetR/AcrR family transcriptional regulator: protein MEMRQIYSRPTEKRARRTVDALAAALKRLLMKRTLGEVTVSDLCREAGIHRTTFYGHFRSVDDCARSLFTDAMHVVRGAEWVQSGPLDAESFGSLLCSLQERLRCDIAFVRRLYGPDGDPGAQRLVIDQLTSFIRERLCQPPTSAEALDLDAVAAFLGSGGHALVERWVLREEAVPHRTVMEAAHALFPPILCSQAGPDRAVAS from the coding sequence ATGGAAATGCGCCAAATCTATTCGCGTCCGACCGAGAAGCGGGCGCGCCGGACCGTCGATGCGCTTGCGGCTGCGCTCAAACGACTCTTGATGAAGCGGACATTGGGTGAAGTGACCGTATCTGATCTATGCCGTGAAGCCGGTATCCACCGCACCACGTTTTATGGGCATTTCCGATCTGTAGATGATTGCGCTCGGTCCTTATTCACCGATGCCATGCACGTTGTGCGGGGTGCGGAATGGGTGCAGTCTGGTCCGTTGGATGCTGAAAGCTTTGGCTCATTGCTGTGCTCGCTGCAAGAACGGTTGCGATGCGATATCGCGTTTGTGCGTCGCCTCTATGGTCCCGATGGAGACCCAGGCGCTCAGCGGCTGGTGATTGATCAGCTGACGAGTTTTATCCGCGAACGCCTGTGCCAGCCGCCGACATCCGCTGAAGCGCTCGACCTCGATGCCGTCGCCGCGTTTCTGGGATCGGGTGGACATGCCCTGGTGGAAAGGTGGGTGCTGCGCGAGGAAGCTGTCCCGCATCGCACAGTGATGGAAGCAGCTCACGCCCTGTTCCCGCCAATCCTGTGCTCCCAGGCTGGACCGGATCGCGCGGTCGCGTCGTAA